One segment of Podospora pseudopauciseta strain CBS 411.78 chromosome 5 map unlocalized CBS411.78m_5.2, whole genome shotgun sequence DNA contains the following:
- a CDS encoding uncharacterized protein (EggNog:ENOG503Q4VZ; COG:Q): MSSFNWMDKRGAEGIPLIRTLRVMLTNHLPEVFPQIRRSMSALMDNEIDSAPKLEDGKTMTPKLYHIIIKAIAHSNALAFFGEDLAKNEKFMKAAMTFIEQTLLIAEILRLLPQFLSEPIGKFLSNKLNSSSVIFDTLLPVAAERVDEYSRAKLGHKVPEHKDCMQWIMESAPRNSPWTAERIVYDLTALWFGSVHITSTTVCFAIHDLCLHPEYVEPLRKEIEATGWETFEKSGGKCFPLLDSFMKESARITPVESVSTRRMALEPFKLSDGTAVNPGEWIVTAARGMAMDSSVFEPNDFQGFRFADPAVVAKIDSRPSFSAGDKSSDFTSISDWQLWGTGRCACPGRFYVTAVMKAMLGLLIARYDMQLTDPGAARYFA; this comes from the exons GATTCCACTGATCAGAACCCTTCGCGTCATGCTCACGAACCACTTGCCTGAGGTTTTTCCCCAAATCAGACGTTCAATGAGCGCCCTGATGGACAACGAGATTGATTCGGCCCCCAAGCTTGAGGATGGAAAGACCATGACGCCAAAGCTctaccacatcatcatcaaggccATCGCACACTCGAATGCTTTGGCGTTCTTTGGCGAGGACTTGGCCAAGAATGAAAAGTTCATGAAGGCGGCCATGACCTTTATTGAGCAGACCCTGCTCATTGCTGAGATCTTGCGGTTGCTGCCCCAGTTTCTGTCCGA GCCTATCGGAAAGTTCCTTTCCAACAAGCTCAACTCCAGCTCTGTAATCTTTGACACCTTGCTCCCAGTCGCTGCTGAGCGGGTGGACGAGTACTCCAGAGCCAAACTTGGACACAAGGTACCTGAACAT AAAGACTGCATGCAATGGATCATGGAGAGCGCCCCAAGAAACAGCCCTTGGACGGCCGAAAGGATCGTCTACGACCTCACAGCCTTATGGTTTGGATCAGTCCACATTACTTCCACCACCGTCTGCTTCGCCATCCACGACCTCTGCCTCCACCCGGAATACGTCGAGCCCCTCCGCAAAGAGATCGAGGCCACCGGCTGGGAGACGTTCGAGAAGTCAGGCGGCAAAtgcttccccctcctcgacagcTTCATGAAAGAATCCGCCAGGATAACACCGGTCGAATCGGTCAGCACCCGCCGCATGGCACTCGAGCCCTTCAAGCTATCAGATGGCACAGCCGTCAACCCGGGCGAATGGATCGTCACGGCAGCCCGCGGCATGGCAATGGACTCGTCCGTCTTCGAACCCAACGACTTTCAAGGCTTCCGCTTTGCGGACCCGGCGGTTGTCGCCAAAATCGACAGCCGCCCATCATTCTCGGCAGGTGACAAATCGTCCGACTTCACCAGCATATCTGACTGGCAGCTATGGGGCACAGGAAGGTGCGCTTG CCCTGGGCGGTTTTACGTCACGGCAGTCATGAAG